The Populus alba chromosome 6, ASM523922v2, whole genome shotgun sequence genome contains a region encoding:
- the LOC118053462 gene encoding uncharacterized protein, with protein MATTAPSELDPNLLLPAEPSESESESLLSSLVYDTSQQFQMAKGNMLKMITEIDQTTGGIMEEIGKCKDTAFERKKDLEEEKERFQKAAYAVLGMLNDT; from the exons ATGGCGACTACCGCACCAAGCGAGCTCGATCCAAACCTTCTTCTTCCCGCTGAACCATCAGAATCCGAATCCGAATCTCTGCTCTCTTCTCTCGTTTACG ATACGTCACAGCAGTTTCAGATGGCAAAGGGCAACATGCTTAAGATGATAAC TGAAATTGATCAAACCACGGGTGGGATAATGGAAGAGATAGGGAAATGCAAAGATACAGCTTTTGAGAGGAAGAAAGACTTGGAGGAAGAGAAGGAAAGGTTTCAGAAAGCTGCTTATGCTGTGCTAGGCATGCTCAATGACACATAA